The following coding sequences lie in one Drosophila sulfurigaster albostrigata strain 15112-1811.04 chromosome 2R, ASM2355843v2, whole genome shotgun sequence genomic window:
- the LOC133835941 gene encoding DNA topoisomerase 3-alpha-like isoform X2, whose product MLCVCREIKEKQQLAAELESECQLLGMESCVEKLILTDTSESEMEYNLDVSPPEAPAQSTRQPIKRKSLNNSTQTEAADDLEVKSKYPTEFNPYYRTYDCAVGDRYTGTAFGALGEEVFEDGVFGNQGGGAHGPLADPGGKSRPQTIWGSKPGEAIRGRDGAGGGTRRGPGGAVGGGFGGGAGGKSIPGAKKQPTGKSAPIPVRMPARYYKAEAEAVEKEKKAAEAAIADKKKGINIIEYLEKKGTVSKPWNPNEPKEDKNKKTASELVVGKDGLTDAQRARRALLQAPIPPLDTLPRLGRDIHNVTYVHAIQIRIRTNVTIAAILATIVAERLTAWNR is encoded by the coding sequence ATGTTGTGTGTCTGCCGCGAAATCAAAGAAAAGCAGCAACTCGCAGCTGAGCTGGAAAGCGAGTGTCAGCTGCTTGGCATGGAAAGTTGTGTGGAGAAACTCATTCTCACTGACACAAGCGAAAGCGAAATGGAATACAACCTGGATGTGTCTCCGCCAGAAGCTCCTGCTCAGTCGACACGGCAACCAATAAAACGAAAGTCCTTAAACAACAGCACGCAAACAGAGGCTGCTGATGATCTTGAGGTGAAGTCCAAGTATCCCACTGAATTTAATCCTTACTATCGCACCTACGACTGTGCTGTCGGAGATCGTTATACAGGCACAGCATTTGGTGCACTGGGCGAAGAAGTCTTTGAGGATGGTGTCTTTGGCAATCAAGGTGGCGGTGCGCACGGTCCTTTAGCTGATCCAGGCGGCAAATCGAGGCCACAGACTATCTGGGGATCAAAGCCTGGGGAGGCAATACGCGGACGTGATGGCGCTGGAGGTGGTACCCGAAGAGGTCCAGGAGGTGCCGTTGGCGGTGGCTTTGGCGGTGGCGCTGGCGGCAAATCAATTCCGGGTGCTAAAAAGCAACCAACTGGCAAAAGTGCTCCCATACCTGTGCGTATGCCAGCGCGGTATTACAAAGCCGAAGCTGAGGCtgtagaaaaagaaaagaaggcAGCTGAAGCAGCGATTGCCGATAAGAAAAAGGGCATCAATATCATTGAATATCTGGAAAAGAAGGGTACAGTGTCGAAACCCTGGAATCCCAATGAACCCAAAGAagacaagaacaagaagaCTGCATCTGAACTCGTTGTGGGCAAAGATGGACTCACAGATGCCCAACGCGCTCGTCGCGCTCTTCTTCAAGCTCCAATTCCTCCACTCGATACTTTGCCACGACTGGGCAGGGATATCCACAATGTGACTTATGTTCATGCTATCCAAATCCGTATTCGTACCAATGTAACTATTGCTGCGATCCTTGCTACTATTGTTGCTGAAAGACTGACTGCATGGAATCGGTAA
- the LOC133835941 gene encoding uncharacterized protein LOC133835941 isoform X1: protein MANLNFVLDVIVKSFDSPKLKANDAKHLKFDATMVNQKIAITTSRINVTDYNPNASIEFLATAKKLRKSIEDNGITFKAMAKSNAIGEGKMMFPDKFLEGIKEGMGDLEHEGSCSIEKNDEEVGKVIFKCRLIIKCEKEDRDESECRRNMDINQTDIMFVMAAPQEFPEPHPCDTCKDAMQPEEGDERLQLDLDRYEPIKQPVHASPEENGDMDASCELKHMTKQFGHVIDSLVTKMNKLNPPTQCLSIDWSGKPSNIKPKEVDRPMPVPLEDWQENGISPIRYCPVCLTAMSWLPKYSPCPKCRNKPMPEKKEEKKNKPTAEQIIQEYVKVPPTVKDACQEPCDVDIENQKEFFPGCICKAGKMCLHCRMRLISADIFEKKMSDTEECPEVKPTSKEDFCVVVEKKGGKVLYATRERFC from the exons ATGGCAAACCTTAATTTTGTATTGGATGTTATTGTAAAGAGCTTTGACTCGCCTAAATTAAAAGCTAACGATgccaaacatttaaaatttgatgcAACAATGGTTAATCAGAAAATAGCAATAACCACAAGTCGCATCAATGTCACGGATTATAATCCCAATGCTAGCATTGAATTCTTAGCTACGGCAAAGAAATTGCGGAAAAGCATCGAAGATAATGGAATAACGTTTAAAGCTATGGCAAAAAGTAACGCAATCGGCGAAGGTAAAATGATGTTTCCCGATAAGTTCTTGGAAGGGATAAAAGAAGGTATGGGAGACTTGGAGCACGAAGGTTCATGCAGTATAGAAAAGAACGATGAGGAAGTGGGAAAAGTGATATTTAAATGCCGTCTAATCATCAAATGCGAAAAGGAAGA TCGAGATGAAAGTGAGTGTCGTCGAAATATGGACATTAATCAAACTGATATTATGTTTGTTATGGCCGCGCCACAAGAATTTCCTGAACCTCATCCCTGTGACACTTGTAAGGATGCAATGCAGCCAGAAGAGGGCGATGAGCGACTTCAATTAGATCTGGATCGTTATGAACCAATTAAACAGCCAGTACATGCATCGCCAGAGGAGAATGGCGACATGGATGCCAGTTGTGAGCTGAAGCATATGACGAAACAGTTTGGACATGTTATTGACTCGCTTGTTACGAAAATGAACAAGTTAAACCCTCCGACTCAGTGCCTCTCCATAGACTGGAGTGGCAAGCCCTCTAATATCAAGCCCAAAGAAGTTGACCGCCCAATGCCTGTTCCCCTTGAAGACTGGCAAGAAAACGGCATAAGTCCCATACGCTATTGTCCTGTGTGTCTGACAGCAATGTCTTGGCTGCCCAAATACTCTCCCTGTCCCAAGTGCAGAAACAAGCCGATGCcagaaaagaaagaagaaaagaaaaataaacccACGGCCGAACAGATAATCCAAGAGTATGTAAAAGTGCCACCAACGGTAAAGGATGCCTGCCAAGAACCTTGCGATGTGGATatagaaaatcaaaaagaatttTTTCCTGGTTGCATTTGCAAAGCAGGCAAAATGTGTCTTCATTGTCGCATGCGTCTGATCAGCGCTGATATTTTCGAGAAGAAAATGTCAGACACTGAAGAGTGTCCTGAGGTGAAACCAACTTCCAAGGAAGACTTTTGCGTCGTTGTCGAAAAAAAAGGAGGAAAAGTGTTGTACGCAACTCGAGAACGTTTTTGCTGA
- the LOC133835879 gene encoding uncharacterized protein LOC133835879 — MANNQFVFDVVVSHFEATGIAIKDPKRLEVVAQFNNKPISITSSRINVSEFRSTAGLEFAAVAKKLRKTLEECGMPITVKYNDRVVGTGQISFPQMIIERIDDGMSDLMHVDSCNIEKDGEVLGTMEILCRLIIKCEEQPMEESICKRNMDKSIGQQDIMFVMAESQRCPSPCDPCLDALEAEEGDENLKLDLQRYRSLTHGLKSDKVFTHTPAGNAACCEIKKMAQECEDIVDSITKAAGHPKPLKAPCRKPDDLSSPCLITDHIPIEENPLTSPNYPCFSYLPARIGDSPDFCNANLIPVPISDLEKPMVKPSRFCPICLTNMSWLPKFAACPKCGVKPMPVVEDRHKEKALSVDQILNEFLGKPKGAGEDYCVDPCNKQEEEKGAEEETECRCTCKLGKVCAHCRIRKLVADIFQASKNEPVCPKVKPRSSEDFCVLENDSAECRPFLSRVFSELRDLYDIKDAKPRDESEKPASRLPEEKKKRQEKAKTAPVQAVHEHKKLVPRTHKAVERKRKPFETGHKFCVNSPGHVTHRQGWAWHLGAEAIKHGWKPGSVRKSVKKLMDFFLHHTKDKTPLKMCEKEQEDERERERQLPTLNMCKKDGEIFVTLRAINDQNIQMKPIIFKIVKSPLAVAMSKIKKTLKKKGYPKCCCHQPLMMCVCRRQDEKKQLEQAVAKESKRLGVENCVDKLTFTDTSDSEMEFDFDVSPPAASASPRKCGGKDLLRTRSTQTLGKKDLKVVPKYPRPTNPYTRTYDCAAGDRYTGTALGAPGETPFEDGVFGFRGGGPHGVSAAPGGKAKVPGIWGASPGGPMVGGGRVGSGGGRGGGAGGRGGHGGGGAGGGVGGGPGGGGFAGFGGKSFPGAKKEPGSKVKSPPIPVRMTDRHNKKVAADKKAEKDKVKAEVARKKKGTNLIKYLEEKGTVPTPWDPNNPKPKEPPKPEPEKGPDGLTDGERKRRQLCMNAIPPLDSMPRLGKCPGSCYNPCHGECCYPCTYFC; from the exons ATGGCGAATAATCAGTTTGtctttgatgttgttgtgtcGCACTTCGAGGCAACCGGCATTGCCATTAAAGATCCCAAAAGATTGGAGGTGGTTGctcaattcaataataaacCCATCTCCATAACTTCCAGTCGCATTAATGTTAGTGAATTCAGAAGTACAGCGGGCCTTGAGTTCGCAGCTGTAGCGAAGAAGCTGCGAAAAACCCTCGAGGAATGCGGCATGCCCATCACAGTCAAGTATAATGATCGAGTTGTGGGCACGGGGCAAATAAGCTTTCCCCAGATGATCATTGAACGCATCGACGATGGCATGTCCGATTTGATGCACGTGGATTCCTGTAATATTGAGAAAGATGGTGAAGTTTTGGGCACCATGGAGATACTTTGCCGCCTAATCATCAAATGTGAAGAGCAACCAAT GGAGGAGAGCATTTGCAAGCGCAATATGGACAAGAGCATTGGTCAGCAAGATATTATGTTTGTAATGGCTGAATCTCAGCGTTGTCCCAGTCCCTGTGATCCTTGTCTGGATGCACTAGAAGCAGAGGAAGGCGATGAAAATCTCAAACTAGATTTGCAACGCTATCGCAGTCTCACGCATGGCCTCAAGTCCGACAAGGTGTTCACACACACTCCAGCTGGCAATGCTGCCTGTTGTGAGATCAAG AAAATGGCGCAAGAATGCGAGGACATTGTGGATTCCATTACTAAGGCAGCTGGTCATCCCAAGCCGTTGAAGGCACCTTGTCGCAAACCTGATGACCTCAGCAGTCCCTGCTTGATTACCGACCATATTCCCATTGAGGAAAATCCTCTAACTTCACCCAACTATCCCTGTTTTTCCTATCTGCCTGCTCGCATTGGCGACAGTCCGGACTTCTGCAATGCAAACTTGATACCCGTTCCCATTAGTGACTTGGAAAAGCCAATGGTCAAGCCTTCGCGTTTCTGCCCCATTTGCTTGACCAACATGTCGTGGCTGCCCAAATTCGCCGCCTGTCCCAAGTGTGGTGTGAAACCCATGCCTGTGGTTGAAGATCGCCACAAGGAGAAAGCGCTATCAGTCGATCAAATCCTCAACGAGTTTCTGGGCAAGCCCAAGGGCGCCGGCGAGGATTACTGTGTGGATCCGTGTAATAAACAGGAAGAAGAGAAGGGAGCGGAGGAGGAAACCGAGTGTCGATGCACCTGCAAGTTGGGAAAAGTCTGTGCCCATTGTCGCATCCGTAAGCTCGTTGCCGACATCTTTCAGGCCAGCAAAAATGAGCCAGTGTGTCCGAAAGTGAAACCCAGATCCTCCGAGGACTTTTGTGTTTTGGAGAACGATTCGGCCGAGTGTCGGCCGTTTTTGTCACGCGTCTTCTCCGAGCTGCGAGATTTGTATGACATCAAAGATGCAAAGCCACGAGATGAGTCTGAAAAACCTGCCAGTCGATTGCCTGAGGAAAAGAAGAAGCGAcaggaaaaagcaaaaacagctCCAGTCCAAGCGGTTCATGAACACAAGAAACTAGTGCCAAGAACACATAAAGCCGTCGAGCGCAAGCGCAAACCCTTCGAAACCGGACACAAATTCTGTGTGAACTCGCCAGGACACGTAACCCATCGACAAGGCTGGGCTTGGCACCTGGGAGCCGAGGCAATTAAACATGGTTGGAAACCAGGATCCGTGCGCAAATCGGTGAAAAAGCTGATGGATTTCTTTTTGCACCATACTAAGGATAAAACACCGCTTAAAATGTGTGAGAAAGAGCAAGAAGACGAGCGTGAAAGAGAACGACAGCTGCCTACGTTGAATATGTGCAAAAAAGATGGCGAAATCTTTGTCACACTGCGCGCCATCAACGATCAGAATATACAAATGAAACCTATTATATTCAAGATCGTGAAAAGTCCACTGGCTGTAGCTATGAGTAAGATCAAGAAGACGCTCAAGAAGAAGGGTTATCCCAAGTGCTGCTGCCACCAGCCATTGATGATGTGTGTCTGTCGCCGCCAGGACGAAAAGAAGCAGCTCGAACAGGCTGTGGCCAAGGAATCCAAGCGCCTGGGCGTTGAGAACTGCGTCGATAAATTGACGTTCACCGATACCAGCGACAGCGAAATGGAATTCGACTTTGATGTATCACCGCCAGCGGCCTCAGCTTCGCCCAGAAAGTGTGGCGGAAAAGATCTGCTGCGAACACGCAGCACACAGACATTGGGCAAGAAGGATCTCAAGGTAGTGCCGAAGTATCCGCGTCCAACAAATCCGTATACGCGCACCTATGATTGTGCTGCCGGAGATCGATACACGGGCACAGCTTTGGGAGCGCCTGGGGAGACGCCGTTTGAGGATGGCGTATTCGGATTCCGAGGCGGCGGCCCACATGGTGTATCAGCTGCACCTGGAGGCAAGGCCAAGGTGCCAGGAATTTGGGGTGCAAGTCCAGGTGGACCAATGGTGGGTGGCGGACGTGTTGGCTCTGGTGGCggcagaggaggaggagcaggtGGCCGAGGTGGTCATGGAGGTGGTGgtgctggtggtggtgttgGAGGCGGTCCAGGAGGCGGTGGCTTTGCTGGTTTTGGTGGCAAGTCATTCCCGGGCGCCAAAAAGGAACCAGGCAGCAAAGTGAAGAGTCCGCCCATTCCAGTGCGCATGACCGATCGTCATAACAAAAAAGTGGCTGCAGACAAAAAGGCCGAAAAGGATAAAGTCAAGGCAGAAGTTGCACGGAAGAAAAAGGGAACAAATCTCATCAAGTATTTGGAGGAAAAGGGCACCGTTCCCACGCCCTGGGATCCCAATAATCCAAAACCCAAAGAGCCACCAAAACCGGAACCAGAAAAAGGCCCAGATGGTCTGACCGATGGCGAACGCAAACGTCGTCAACTGTGCATGAATGCTATACCACCTCTCGACTCAATGCCGCGACTGGGCAAATGTCCTGGAAGTTGCTACAATCCCTGCCATGGTGAATGCTGCTATCCGTGCACCTATTTTTGCTAA
- the LOC133835880 gene encoding LOW QUALITY PROTEIN: uncharacterized protein LOC133835880 (The sequence of the model RefSeq protein was modified relative to this genomic sequence to represent the inferred CDS: deleted 1 base in 1 codon) — MPIVARYRGATLGTTVFTFPQHFIDRIEIGMSDLMHADTCSLIRREQEIGIVELLCVLTIKCEEPQLDVFDEKSKCRNLGKNINPADVMFLFGEPQPCAKPEGPCYDELEPEEGDERLRLDLERYRELNQRVYVPPEDICGVDACCDLKNMTEQYGHVIDSLIRQMNTLNSPMPNDQCLFTDWSGKAAGFRPMNVNRTIPIPVGDWPDKSIKPIRFCPVCLTAMSWLPKYAPCPKCCTKPMPQFDEKPEEPPTADQIVQEYLKLPPKRVDPCLDPCRMDDDNEQEVVNENETDVRKRSVVKLGKELNKNGAADYCRNRCRCTCKAGKMCVHCRIRKLCADIFKQKDAEYKDCRVLEPNSNDDFCVVVEEDETQCRPYLERVFAELRDLYHKRDAAQQKLDARCTQSLFGRKRSEYMTSAAHKSSSSGTTLKAVGSPTFLHRAPQPKIGHKSCLKEPGKISRRHGWSWPSSKQARKYGWRPGAICRYAGAIMKFFLQYSPDQNAFNTCRRAEEQQQEKERRKPILNICKRNGAIFITLRAVNSANIDMKPIIFKIVKSDLARAMRMLKRKLKAKGYRKCTCHRPLMMCVCRKNIEKKELECELRKECKRLGMESCVDKITLSDTSDSEMEYNLDVSPPVALAKPNLLPIKPKTLNISTQTAAGDEQVTPKYPVKLDPYWRSYDCAAGDRYTGTAFGSPGEHVFEDGVFGFRGGGPHGQPAAPGGRLKPKTVWGSKPGGPMRGGGRDGTGGGGGGGGGGGSRGGSGKGGHGGGPGSGFGGFGGKSFPGAKKQPAGKSPPIPVRMTDRHNKAVAAAIKGEKDAVKAAIETKKKGINLIKYLEKKGALKKPWNPNEPEPEVKTTTKTTGPVLGKDGLTDAQRARRALLQVSIPPFDHLPRLGKGFDPCAACYSPFSYSCNYPCYNYC; from the exons ATGCCTATTGTGGCACGCTACAGAGGTGCAACATTGGGAACGACAGTTTTTACATTTCCACAGCACTTTATTGATCGCATAGAGATTGGCATGAGCGACTTGATGCATGCGGACACTTGCTCTCTGATTCGACGGGAACAGGAAATTGGCATTGTGGAGCTGCTCTGCGTGTTGACCATCAAATGTGAAGAGCCTCAGTTGGATGTGTT TGATGAGAAGAGCAAATGTCGCAACCTGGGCAAAAACATTAATCCAGCGGATGTCATGTTCTTATTCGGTGAACCGCAGCCTTGTGCCAAGCCGGAAGGACCCTGCTACGACGAACTGGAGCCAGAAGAGGGCGATGAGCGCCTTCGACTGGATCTAGAGCGTTACAGGGAACTCAATCAGCGAGTCTATGTACCACCAGAGGATATTTGTGGCGTGGATGCGTGCTGTGATCTCAAGAATATGACGGAACAATATGGACATGTCATCGACTCGCTCATCAGACAAATGAACACGTTAAACTCACCGATGCCCAACGATCAGTGTCTCTTCACCGACTGGAGCGGGAAGGCAGCGGGCTTCAGACCCATGAATGTGAATCGCACAATTCCCATTCCCGTTGGCGACTGGCCGGATAAGAGCATAAAGCCTATACGCTTTTGTCCCGTCTGCCTGACGGCAATGTCTTGGCTACCCAAATACGCGCCGTGTCCAAAGTGCTGCACCAAACCGATGCCGCAGTTCGACGAGAAACCCGAGGAGCCACCGACTGCCGATCAAATAGTCCAAGAGTATCTGAAATTGCCACCTAAGCGAGTAGATCCTTGCTTAGATCCCTGTCGAATGGATGACGATAATGAGCAGGAAGttgtgaatgaaaatgaaacagaTGTAAGAAAACGTTCTGTTGTAAAACTGGGAAAGGAACTAAACAAAAATGGAGCCGCAGATTATTGTAGAAATCGTTGCCGCTGCACCTGCAAAGCGGGCAAAATGTGCGTTCATTGTCGGATTCGGAAACTGTGTGCCGACATCTTCAAGCAGAAGGACGCCGAGTATAAAGATTGTCGCGTGCTCGAGCCCAATTCCAACGATGACTTCTGCGTTGTTGTCGAGGAGGATGAGACACAATGTCGTCCGTATTTGGAGCGTGTGTTCGCCGAGCTGCGTGATCTGTACCACAAAAGAGATGCTGCACAACAAAAGTTAGATGCACGTTGCACGCAATCTCTTTTTGGACGCAAGCGTAGCGAATACATGACTTCAGCCGCACACAAATCCTCATCGTCAGGCACTACCTTAAAGGCAGTTGGTAGTCCCACATTTCTACATCGCGCTCCGCAGCCAAAGATCGGACACAAAAGCTGCCTCAAGGAACCCGGCAAAATCTCACGACGTCACGGTTGGTCATGGCCATCCAGCAAACAGGCTCGCAAATACGGCTGGAGACCTGGAGCCATTTGCCGCTATGCCGGCGCCATTATGAAGTTCTTTCTGCAATACTCGCCGGATCAGAATGCGTTCAATACTTGTCGGCGTGCTGAGGAACAACAGCAGGAGAAGGAACGTCGTAAGCCCATTCTAAACATCTGCAAGCGAAATGGCGCCATCTTCATCACATTGCGAGCAGTGAACTCCGCCAACATTGATATGAAGCctattatctttaaaatagTCAAGAGCGATTTGGCCCGGGCAATGCGCATGCTCAAGCGCAAGCTCAAGGCCAAAGGCTACCGCAAGTGCACCTGCCATCGACCTCTGATGATGTGCGTCTGCCGCAAGAATATCGAAAAGAAGGAGCTCGAATGTGAGCTGCGAAAGGAGTGCAAACGTCTTGGCATGGAGAGCTGCGTCGATAAAATAACCCTCTCAGATACCAGCGACAGCGAGATGGAGTACAACCTGGATGTCTCTCCGCCCGTAGCTCTTGCCAAGCCAAACCTCTTGCCAATCAAACCGAAGACATTGAACATTAGCACCCAGACGGCAGCTGGTGATGAGCAGGTGACGCCAAAGTATCCCGTCAAACTGGATCCTTACTGGCGTTCCTACGACTGTGCTGCCGGAGATCGCTATACGGGCACAGCGTTTGGTTCTCCTGGTGAGCATGTCTTTGAGGATGGCGTCTTTGGCTTCCGAGGTGGCGGTCCTCACGGCCAGCCAGCTGCTCCAGGCGGCAGACTCAAGCCAAAGACTGTCTGGGGCTCAAAGCCTGGCGGCCCAATGCGAGGTGGTGGACGAGATGGCACAGGCGGTggtggaggaggtggaggtggaggtggaagTAGAGGTGGCAGTGGAAAGGGAGGCCACGGTGGCGGTCCTGGCAGTGGCTTCGGAGGCTTTGGTGGCAAATCATTCCCGGGTGCCAAAAAGCAGCCAGCAGGCAAAAGTCCTCCTATTCCGGTGCGTATGACAGATCGTCACAACAAAGCGGTGGCAGCAGCTATCAAAGGCGAAAAGGATGCGGTTAAGGCTGCGATTGAAACCAAGAAAAAGGGCATCAATCTCATCAAGTATCTGGAGAAAAAGGGCGCT TTAAAAAAGCCCTGGAATCCCAACGAACCCGAACCTGAAgtaaagacaacaacaaagacaactgGTCCAGTTCTGGGCAAAGATGGACTCACAGATGCCCAACGTGCTCGGCGCGCTTTGCTCCAAGTTTCCATCCCACCATTTGATCATTTGCCACGCCTGGGAAAGGGTTTTGATCCATGTGCAGCGTGTTACAGTCCATTCTCCTACAGTTGTAACTATCCCTGTTACAACTATTGCTGA